Proteins found in one Brachypodium distachyon strain Bd21 chromosome 5, Brachypodium_distachyon_v3.0, whole genome shotgun sequence genomic segment:
- the LOC100820974 gene encoding scarecrow-like protein 33 isoform X1 → MAATQEELLGVIESAPVHPSVFLDHGDSKQPQDDLSLEYISRMLMEDDIVDKFTYQYTDHPKLLQVEQPFAQILSAADTTSFDGDESSALPDVLASALLPSKVQDPAFFSNGTGTVEPRNDEFPMESASITSMNKMPSTEFFKGMENTEMFLPRDFVMVDSRGCKNKFDVDGVTEAGMGRSSKQIAVLVHADSEEEDELKKSLDCLILNGYDRHPGEMQELLITPDKENKVAQKSRRIRGRRGATQTVVTDLETLLIRCAEAVASNDHRSASEVLEKIKRYSSPTGDSRQRLAHYFAQGLEARLAGTGSQFYRSLIGTRTSTMKLVQAYHLYSATFCFFKVAFLFSNKTIYKAVAGRKKLHIVHYGINIGVQWPELIQWLADREGGPPEVRMTSISKPQPGFRPSEQIEEAGHRLSNYASKFGMSFKFNAITAQPEAVRAEDIHIDPDEVLVVNSLFQFKTLMDESLTMDRVSPRDMVLNTIRKMKPSVFVHAITNGSYSAAFFMTRFRHALYNFASFFDVLETTIPRNNDKRLKMERDFFARSVMNMVACEGADRVERPQNYREWQTRNHRAGLRQLPLDPDIVLMLKDKVKNQYHKHFMINEDHRWLLQGWKGRVLYALSAWVADDASSSNVA, encoded by the coding sequence ATGGCTGCCACCCAAGAGGAGTTGTTAGGTGTTATCGAGTCTGCGCCAGTGCATCCGTCCGTCTTCCTCGACCATGGTGACTCAAAGCAGCCACAGGATGATCTGTCCTTGGAATACATCTCGCGCATGCTCATGGAGGATGATATTGTTGACAAGTTCACCTACCAGTACACTGATCACCCGAAGCTCctgcaggttgagcaaccctTCGCCCAGATCCTCTCTGCTGCTGACACCACCTCATTCGATGGTGACGAGTCCTCGGCACTACCAGATGTGCTTGCCTCTGCCTTGCTGCCCAGTAAGGTACAGGATCCAGCCTTCTTCTCGAATGGTACAGGCACAGTGGAGCCCAGGAATGACGAGTTTCCCATGGAGAGCGCTAGCATCACCAGCATGAACAAGATGCCAAGCACGGAATTCTTCAAAGGCATGGAGAACACCGAAATGTTCCTGCCCAGAGACTTCGTGATGGTGGATAGTAGGGGGTGTAAGAACAAGTTTGACGTGGATGGTGTGACGGAGGCAGGCATGGGCAGGAGCAGCAAGCAAATAGCGGTGCTAGTGCATGCTgactcggaggaggaggacgagctcAAGAAGAGCTTGGACTGTCTCATCCTCAATGGCTATGACAGGCACCCCGGTGAGATGCAGGAGCTACTAATCACTCCAGACAAGGAGAACAAGGTGGCACAGAAGAGCAGACGCATACGTGGGAGGCGCGGTGCAACACAGACGGTGGTCACTGACCTAGAAACACTGCTGATCCGCTGTGCGGAAGCAGTGGCCAGTAACGACCATCGCAGCGCGAGCGAGGTACTGGAGAAGATCAAGCGGTACTCCTCACCAACGGGGGATTCTAGGCAGCGGCTGGCACATTACTTCGCCCAGGGGCTGGAGGCACGGCTGGCCGGCACGGGGAGTCAGTTCTACCGTTCGCTCATTGGGACACGCACCTCCACTATGAAGCTTGTTCAGGCTTACCATCTGTACAGCGCCACCTTCTGCTTCTTTAAGGTCGCATTTCTCTTTTCCAACAAGACCATCTACAAAGCTGTTGCAGGCAGGAAGAAACTGCACATTGTGCACTACGGCATCAACATCGGAGTGCAGTGGCCGGAGTTGATCCAGTGGCTGGCGGACAGGGAGGGAGGGCCACCAGAGGTGAGGATGACCAGCATCAGCAAGCCTCAGCCTGGGTTCCGCCCATCTGAGCAAATCGAGGAGGCAGGGCACCGTCTCAGCAACTATGCAAGCAAGTTCGGCATGTCATTCAAGTTCAACGCCATCACAGCCCAGCCAGAGGCTGTTCGGGCAGAGGACATCCACATTGACCCTGATGAGGTGCTTGTCGTGAACAGCCTGTTCCAGTTCAAGACCTTGATGGACGAGAGCCTCACCATGGACAGGGTAAGCCCAAGGGACATGGTGCTCAACACTATCAGGAAGATGAAGCCGTCTGTGTTTGTCCATGCCATCACCAATGGGTCATACAGTGCGGCGTTCTTCATGACACGGTTCCGCCATGCGTTGTACAACTTCGCATCATTTTTTGATGTGTTGGAGACCACGATTCCACGGAACAACGACAAGAGACTGAAGATGGAGCGGGACTTTTTCGCACGTTCTGTCATGAACATGGTCGCCTGCGAAGGGGCAGACAGGGTGGAGCGCCCTCAGAACTACAGGGAGTGGCAGACTCGGAACCACCGGGCAGGGTTGAGGCAGTTGCCATTGGACCCTGATATTGTTCTGATGCTCAAGGACAAAGTGAAGAACCAGTACCACAAGCATTTCATGATCAATGAGGACCATCGGTGGCTTCTGCAAGGGTGGAAAGGCCGGGTCCTCTACGCCCTCTCAGCATGGGTAGCTGATGATGCTAGCAGTTCTAACGTGGCATAG
- the LOC100846478 gene encoding protein FAR1-RELATED SEQUENCE 5-like, translating into MTFEGLKAVEEFYKSYAHHSGFGVRIGQQRKLDNEIVRSKRYMRNREGFKSEKGNEIIDPSVKRHKNTATRCGCDAHIFVKLCVTDAYKIESWVEHHNHSLMSPDKHHLIRSNRQVSERAKNTLYTCNKASIGTCQAYRLLQVSEGGFSNVGCTKRDLQNYYRDLRYKIRNADAQMFVSQLARKHEANPSFFYDFVVSEEGKLMYVFWVDATTRKNYKHFGYVASFDSTYTTNQYDMIFAPFTGVNHHLQSVFFGAAFLLNEKAESYVWLFKTFLRAIGGVAPKLIITDEAGSIKNASAEVFPTTAHRLCMWHMMEKLPEKIGPSIREESEFWKRMNACVWGSGTPTEFESQWNSVISDFGLEDNKWLTLVEFWLRFDTALECQRQEELIADNSSIHRIPQLVTPWAMEKHGSEVFKYEVFEKFQKQIIASRDHCCVQGIAQDEGIKIVTFKTGARSVYDEQGNLLEEKPTDSLDAAARKKISTIRNKLEDLILRAKQSDEGMEFLKSSVFSIKEPLGKMVLTAVKHTRQEEYEAFIGCNIPTQVDIHPPNDVHSVGRCKRTKRGKEMNGEERKRKNKEANAKVAHLCKTCKQIAFTIVATVQAKKAMEKKP; encoded by the exons ATGACATTTGAAGGACTAAAGGCTGTGGAGGAGTTCTACAAGTCTTATGCACATCACTCTGGTTTTGGAGTTCGTATTGGACAACAAAGGAAGTTGGACAATGAGATAGTTCGTAGTAAACGTTATATGCGTAACAGGGAAGGATTCAAGTCTGAAAAGGGTAATGAGATTATTGATCCATCAGTGAAAAGACATAAGAACACGGCCACAAGATGTGGTTGTGATGcacatatttttgtgaagTTGTGTGTAACTGACGCCTACAAGATAGAATCCTGGGTTGAACACCACAATCATAGTCTCATGTCACCTGATAAGCATCATTTGATCAGATCAAATCGTCAAGTTAGTGAGAGGGCAAAGAATACACTGTACACATGCAACAAAGCAAGCATAGGCACCTGCCAAGCATACAGGCTCCTCCAAGTCAGCGAGGGTGGATTTTCAAATGTTGGATGCACGAAAAGGGACTTGCAGAACTACTATCGTGACCTCAGGTATAAAATCAGAAATGCAGATGCCCAAATGTTTGTGTCTCAGCTAGCTAGAAAGCATGAAGCTAATCCATCATTTTTCTATGATTTTGTGGTGAGTGAAGAAGGGAAGTTGATGTATGTGTTCTGGGTAGATGCCACAACTAGGAAGAACTACAAGCACTTCGGTTATGTGGCATCCTTTGATTCTACATATACTACTAACCAGTATGACATGATCTTTGCACCATTTACCGGAGTGAATCATCACTTACAGAGTGTGTTTTTTGGTGCTGCGTTCTTACTAAATGAGAAGGCTGAGTCATATGTTTGGTTGTTTAAGACCTTCTTGAGGGCAATTGGAGGTGTAGCACCGAAACTTATCATAACCGATGAAGCTGGTAGCATCAAGAATGCTAGTGCTGAAGTTTTTCCAACCACCGCACACAGGTTGTGCATGTGGCATATGATGGAAAAACTTCCTGAGAAGATTGGACCGTCGATTAGAGAAGAATCTGAATTTTGGAAGAGAATGAACGCATGTGTATGGGGTTCAGGAACCCCAACCGAGTTTGAGTCACAGTGGAATTCAGTAATTTCAGACTTTGGGTTGGAGGACAATAAGTG GCTCACTTTAGTTGAATTCTGGCTTAGGTTTGACACGGCTTTAGAATGCCAACGTCAGGAGGAGTTGATTGCAGACAATTCAAGCATACATAGGATCCCCCAATTAGTTACACCATGGGCAATGGAGAAACATGGTAGTGAAGTATTCAAATATGAGGTGTTTGAgaaatttcagaaacaaatTATTGCTTCAAGAGATCATTGTTGTGTTCAAGGCATTGCACAAGATGAGGGAATAAAAATAGTGACCTTCAAAACTGGTGCCA gGAGTGTTTACGATGAACAAGGGAACCTGCTAGAAGAGAAGCCCACTGACTCCTTGGATGCCGctgcgaggaagaagatttCAACAATACGCAACAAGTTAGAAGATCTAATTTTAAGAGCCAAGCAATCAGATGAAGGCATGGAGTTTTTAAAGTCGAGTGTGTTCAGCATTAAGGAGCCCCTGGGCAAAATGGTTCTTACAGCAGTCAAGCACACTAGGCAAGAGGAATATGAGGCATTTATTGGGTGCAACATACCAACTCAGGTCGACATACACCCACCAAATGATGTTCATTCGGTAGGGAGATGTAAACGAACAAAGAGAGGAAAGGAGATGAATGGAGAAGAAcggaaaaggaagaacaaaGAAGCCAATGCCAAGGTCGCACACTTGTGCAAGACGTGCAAGCAAATAGCATTCACGATAGTCGCAACTGTCCAAGCAAAAAAGGCCATGGAGAAGAAACCATGA
- the LOC100846565 gene encoding ran guanine nucleotide release factor isoform X2: MAVESSTRRPLFGGAISSSFPFRFQDVSNIREVPDHQEVFVDPARDESLIFELLDLKGEVEDGGSALWFLRDVANEQDAGDDMVIEHSGTVQLAGLRDGEASAVAGTAIGKLAVSKGRQGREAQNIVRVYLANLRLKNAATDVVITAYEPLLINSTGSAPRVIYSFVIFIPAP, from the exons ATGGCCGTCGAGAGCAGCACCAGGCGGCCCCTGTTCGGCGGCGCCATCTCCAGCTCCTTCCCCTTCCGGTTCCAG GATGTGAGCAACATTCGCGAGGTCCCCGACCATCAG GAAGTTTTCGTTGATCCTGCCCGTGACGAGAGCCTCATCTTCGAGCTGCTCGACCTCAAGGGCGAGGTggaggacggcggcagcgcgcTCTGGTTCCTGCGTGACGTTGCCAACGAGCAAGATGCGGGGGATGACATG GTGATCGAGCACTCTGGGACGGTTCAGCTAGCTGGTCTGCGGGACGGAGAAGCATCTGCAGTGGCTGGAACTGCAATTGGCAAGCTG GCAGTTTCAAAAGGGAGACAAGGCAGAGAAGCACAGAACATTGTTCGA GTTTACTTGGCAAACTTACGTCTGAAGAATGCAGCTACAGATGTAGTTATCACCGCATATGAGCCACTTTTGATAAA TTCTACAGGTTCTGCTCCTCGAGTGatttattcttttgtcattttTATTCCAGCCCCTTGA
- the LOC112269378 gene encoding uncharacterized protein LOC112269378, giving the protein MQSHAGGHASAQPSPAPKKPINPGRKFIHLQKSHLQICSFSCRCSISYSSTPILSGARRSTVPAECPSPVKSDPLPGGLPPATGACLLFPDPLATAIASFAGLYKKKRMISVKRVCCSTDDEGEVSPLLPSSCRYVPTCIDYSMQAYERYGLAKGAILTARCMCRCNPLSGQGYDPPRWFGGEELPEE; this is encoded by the exons ATGCAGAgccacgccggcggccatgcgTCGG cccagcccagcccagcgccAAAGAAGCCCATAAATCCTGGAAGAAAGTTCATCCATCTGCAAAAATCACATCTGCAGATCTGCTCGTTTTCTTGCCGCTGCTCAATCTCATACTCCTCAACGCCTATCCTCTCCGGCGCCCGACGCTCGACGGTCCCCGCTGAATGTCCTTCTCCTGTGAAGTCTGATCCCCTCCCCGGGGGCTTACCACCGGCCACCGGCGCCTGCTTGCTGTTCCCCGACCCGCTAGCTACCGCTATAG CTTCTTTCGCTGGGTTgtacaagaagaagagaatgaTTTCGGTGAAGCGGGTCTGCTGCTCTACTGATGATGAAG GAGAGGTATCACCCTTACTACCTTCAAGCTGCCGTTATGTGCCAACATGCATCGACTACTCTATGCAGGCGTATGAAAGGTATGGTCTTGCGAAGGGTGCAATCTTGACAGCGCGGTGTATGTGCCGTTGTAATCCTCTTA GTGGACAGGGATATGATCCTCCAAGGTGGTTTGGTGGGGAAGAGTTACCTGAGGAATAA
- the LOC100820974 gene encoding scarecrow-like protein 33 isoform X2, with the protein MESASITSMNKMPSTEFFKGMENTEMFLPRDFVMVDSRGCKNKFDVDGVTEAGMGRSSKQIAVLVHADSEEEDELKKSLDCLILNGYDRHPGEMQELLITPDKENKVAQKSRRIRGRRGATQTVVTDLETLLIRCAEAVASNDHRSASEVLEKIKRYSSPTGDSRQRLAHYFAQGLEARLAGTGSQFYRSLIGTRTSTMKLVQAYHLYSATFCFFKVAFLFSNKTIYKAVAGRKKLHIVHYGINIGVQWPELIQWLADREGGPPEVRMTSISKPQPGFRPSEQIEEAGHRLSNYASKFGMSFKFNAITAQPEAVRAEDIHIDPDEVLVVNSLFQFKTLMDESLTMDRVSPRDMVLNTIRKMKPSVFVHAITNGSYSAAFFMTRFRHALYNFASFFDVLETTIPRNNDKRLKMERDFFARSVMNMVACEGADRVERPQNYREWQTRNHRAGLRQLPLDPDIVLMLKDKVKNQYHKHFMINEDHRWLLQGWKGRVLYALSAWVADDASSSNVA; encoded by the coding sequence ATGGAGAGCGCTAGCATCACCAGCATGAACAAGATGCCAAGCACGGAATTCTTCAAAGGCATGGAGAACACCGAAATGTTCCTGCCCAGAGACTTCGTGATGGTGGATAGTAGGGGGTGTAAGAACAAGTTTGACGTGGATGGTGTGACGGAGGCAGGCATGGGCAGGAGCAGCAAGCAAATAGCGGTGCTAGTGCATGCTgactcggaggaggaggacgagctcAAGAAGAGCTTGGACTGTCTCATCCTCAATGGCTATGACAGGCACCCCGGTGAGATGCAGGAGCTACTAATCACTCCAGACAAGGAGAACAAGGTGGCACAGAAGAGCAGACGCATACGTGGGAGGCGCGGTGCAACACAGACGGTGGTCACTGACCTAGAAACACTGCTGATCCGCTGTGCGGAAGCAGTGGCCAGTAACGACCATCGCAGCGCGAGCGAGGTACTGGAGAAGATCAAGCGGTACTCCTCACCAACGGGGGATTCTAGGCAGCGGCTGGCACATTACTTCGCCCAGGGGCTGGAGGCACGGCTGGCCGGCACGGGGAGTCAGTTCTACCGTTCGCTCATTGGGACACGCACCTCCACTATGAAGCTTGTTCAGGCTTACCATCTGTACAGCGCCACCTTCTGCTTCTTTAAGGTCGCATTTCTCTTTTCCAACAAGACCATCTACAAAGCTGTTGCAGGCAGGAAGAAACTGCACATTGTGCACTACGGCATCAACATCGGAGTGCAGTGGCCGGAGTTGATCCAGTGGCTGGCGGACAGGGAGGGAGGGCCACCAGAGGTGAGGATGACCAGCATCAGCAAGCCTCAGCCTGGGTTCCGCCCATCTGAGCAAATCGAGGAGGCAGGGCACCGTCTCAGCAACTATGCAAGCAAGTTCGGCATGTCATTCAAGTTCAACGCCATCACAGCCCAGCCAGAGGCTGTTCGGGCAGAGGACATCCACATTGACCCTGATGAGGTGCTTGTCGTGAACAGCCTGTTCCAGTTCAAGACCTTGATGGACGAGAGCCTCACCATGGACAGGGTAAGCCCAAGGGACATGGTGCTCAACACTATCAGGAAGATGAAGCCGTCTGTGTTTGTCCATGCCATCACCAATGGGTCATACAGTGCGGCGTTCTTCATGACACGGTTCCGCCATGCGTTGTACAACTTCGCATCATTTTTTGATGTGTTGGAGACCACGATTCCACGGAACAACGACAAGAGACTGAAGATGGAGCGGGACTTTTTCGCACGTTCTGTCATGAACATGGTCGCCTGCGAAGGGGCAGACAGGGTGGAGCGCCCTCAGAACTACAGGGAGTGGCAGACTCGGAACCACCGGGCAGGGTTGAGGCAGTTGCCATTGGACCCTGATATTGTTCTGATGCTCAAGGACAAAGTGAAGAACCAGTACCACAAGCATTTCATGATCAATGAGGACCATCGGTGGCTTCTGCAAGGGTGGAAAGGCCGGGTCCTCTACGCCCTCTCAGCATGGGTAGCTGATGATGCTAGCAGTTCTAACGTGGCATAG
- the LOC100846565 gene encoding ran guanine nucleotide release factor isoform X1, giving the protein MAVESSTRRPLFGGAISSSFPFRFQDVSNIREVPDHQEVFVDPARDESLIFELLDLKGEVEDGGSALWFLRDVANEQDAGDDMVIEHSGTVQLAGLRDGEASAVAGTAIGKLAVSKGRQGREAQNIVRVYLANLRLKNAATDVVITAYEPLLINPLSESTQAVAAGSAVPAEEAGCLPMSEVFRLAVMNFDVHDWNLFNGSA; this is encoded by the exons ATGGCCGTCGAGAGCAGCACCAGGCGGCCCCTGTTCGGCGGCGCCATCTCCAGCTCCTTCCCCTTCCGGTTCCAG GATGTGAGCAACATTCGCGAGGTCCCCGACCATCAG GAAGTTTTCGTTGATCCTGCCCGTGACGAGAGCCTCATCTTCGAGCTGCTCGACCTCAAGGGCGAGGTggaggacggcggcagcgcgcTCTGGTTCCTGCGTGACGTTGCCAACGAGCAAGATGCGGGGGATGACATG GTGATCGAGCACTCTGGGACGGTTCAGCTAGCTGGTCTGCGGGACGGAGAAGCATCTGCAGTGGCTGGAACTGCAATTGGCAAGCTG GCAGTTTCAAAAGGGAGACAAGGCAGAGAAGCACAGAACATTGTTCGA GTTTACTTGGCAAACTTACGTCTGAAGAATGCAGCTACAGATGTAGTTATCACCGCATATGAGCCACTTTTGATAAA CCCCTTGAGTGAGAGCACCCAGGCGGTTGCAGCTGGATCAGCAGTACCTGCAGAAGAAGCAGGATGCTTACCAATGTCAGAGGTTTTCAGACTTGCGGTTATGAACTTTGATGTCCATGATTGGAACCTTTTCAATGGCAGTGCTTGA